The genomic region TCCCGCCATTTTTAATCTATTCCCTTTAATTACTGTGCATTACCCTGTATAAAAATTGCTTCGTCCTGTCCTCTTTTGGATTTTCAAATATTTCGGAAGCATTACCTTCTTCTACGATAACGCCTCCATCCATAAATATTACGTGGTTTGCCACTTCTCTGGCAAAGCTTATCTCATGTGTTACAACAATCATGGTGATGCCGTCTTTTGCCACGGATTTCATGACATCCAGCACTTCGCCGACAAGTTCCGGATCAAGAGCTGATGTAGGTTCATCAAACAATATAACTTTTGGATTCAGCGATAATGCTCTGGCAATGCCGACTCTTTGCTGCTGGCCGCCTGACAGCTGGGATGGATAATAGTTTACCCTGTCTTCAAGACCGACTCTTTTTAAACAGGCCATACTTTTTTCGTATGCTTTTCCCTTATCCATTTTTTGTACTGTTACAAGTCCTTCCATAACATTTTCTATGGCGGTTTTATTTTTAAACAGGCAATAATGCTGAAATACCATGGATATTTTTTTGCGCAGTTCAGATATCTGCTTCCTGTTGACTTTTTTTGCATCTACGGTAAGGTTGTCTATCTTAATGGTTCCATTATCAGGTTTTTCCAGATAATTAATGCATCTTAAGAGTGTTGATTTGCCGGAACCACTTGGACCGATTATGACGAAAACCTCACCTTTTTTGACATTAAGGCTGATACCCTTAAGTACCTCATTTTTATAGAAAGATTTGTGGATATTGTTTAGTTCTATCATCTGGCGATCCCTCCTTGATATTTTCTAACCCTTTTCT from Clostridiales bacterium harbors:
- a CDS encoding amino acid ABC transporter ATP-binding protein, giving the protein MIELNNIHKSFYKNEVLKGISLNVKKGEVFVIIGPSGSGKSTLLRCINYLEKPDNGTIKIDNLTVDAKKVNRKQISELRKKISMVFQHYCLFKNKTAIENVMEGLVTVQKMDKGKAYEKSMACLKRVGLEDRVNYYPSQLSGGQQQRVGIARALSLNPKVILFDEPTSALDPELVGEVLDVMKSVAKDGITMIVVTHEISFAREVANHVIFMDGGVIVEEGNASEIFENPKEDRTKQFLYRVMHSN